The segment TACGTAAAGTACAATGTATGAGCAATATtggaccaaggggagagaatGTATGATCTGAACATGTTTTTCacataattctgctatgaccttaaccttaaaCTTagaaacttggttcaaggtcactgcacacctttTACCCAAAGGTGCTCTAGATATGTTgatgaagtatgagccagattgggccaatgGGACGATCTGCCCCAAAAAAGTTATCTCTGGCAGACAGATGGATGGAaggacagactgatcactataaGGTATCCATCGAGCGGGACCCTTATAATtagctatactctgtcccgagtttttgcttccaccacattttgcttgatatttcgataataataaatacctttgtgctaaaactaagttcatccactaatatgaatcaaagtactgaagaactgacgggagttgattttgtcgatgtttatttattttaaaatcaattatgatatttttcatgacaagtacatgtagtttctaatttgaattacgcacatttttataacatgaatttttggactttttcgacaagaatgtcgagaaaccaccatatgaatcatgttaaataatatttaaagataatattaattcaatcaaactatgtatcagtagtagaaatatttctcgaaaattgtatggatccaagcaatattgaactctagtctcgttcaaccaaacgctcggctgacaccgtaaatctccgaaaaggatttacggagacagccgagcgtccagttgaacgagactatattgaactctggcgtaggaatacatacaactacaaaaaatatttaaagtgtctgtaacatttaaaatctgactattttcaaggtttttataaataagtttccttgaaaaacaatgcttatgcatacattacatcgaattcatcaattaatttcaagaactaagtcttgtcagcagcaatgatttgtgctgaggtccaaacactgtttcactttcaatttgtctgagtaactgcataggagagtttatTAAAATCAGCTCCCAAAAATGACcagattttctgttttgaaacggCCCCTCTACAatttcaggtttcaatacacatccaaaaaatagaaagtctacggggattttgcatttcatcagccattaataagtcCGGATGattacgttaaaaaattgcgcgaggtatcccgagtacttccgaatgaagaaaaaatgtaaacatttcccattataaatctccgtaagaaatttgttttcgttcctgtgaacttttattaGTGAAAAATGAtcattgttcaatgaagatttCTTGAcatattcccttttatcgatttcaattgtatttctttcacaggtatgtgtatttttattcaaaatcatcaaaaaatgatggaagcaataacttgggacagaccaCAGAATATGTGGCCTTATTTTATACAACTTAAAATACTGGTACCAGTATTAAGCTAGGGggcttattaaatttaatttcattttttgttggtGGCGTAAGTTGAGAAtgaggaaaataaataaaataatgaaagcttaaaaaaggttttaaaaacaaaacctgccattatacatgtataaagtaaaaaaaaacccataatatCTCAAATATACAATAGCACAAACACACAAATcaacaatacaataatatacctagaattaatgcaataaagtataaatacagttttatgtaattttaaaattgaaagtttcacataattaaagaattttgtttatattgtacatgtgtaaaaaaaatttcattctatGTTTGCATTATATTCTTAAACAATCTCTATGAATGTATGTAAATGTTGCTCATTATGGAAAACATATTGCCAGTCTCAATGTGGGTCAATTCATTGAAAGGACAAGAATGTGCAAGACATGCTAAAATCCCCTGCATCCAGGATGTTGAAACTACAAACATTCACAACTTATAGAGAAATTTTACATTTGAGGGTGCTTGATAGTACAAGAATAAacattataattacatgtacatgtatttggttgtTATCTGAAGCATATTTATTACTTTGCAATTTAATcccattatattaaaaaataaatttaaggacacacgagatgttcctcaattttatataattttccatgatattttatttcttattaacatttaaacctgttaattcccaAAAATTCAGGGTTCATTACCAGGCTCTTTTCGGAGTTAgaatatttcgatttttttttaaaatagcatgcaaaatgcatttgaatgcttataaataaagccattctatacattttcaattgaacacttttcatctaaataaaaaaagaatcatgtaacataaaatataattataaaattactaaGTGGAAATCTACACATTGTGGAGAtaagaaaaaatggaagataggtcgTGTCTGACCTTAAAGTTAAGAAAATAATGACCACTTTATGAAAACTGCTTCTGCTCTGATAAGATTAGATGAGATTTGTTcacaaaattatgaatgagaACAAGAAAATTTCTGTGGTGAGTTGGCTCTGTTAATGTGAAACTGCCATGGgcttaaaaaattaagttatcCCTAAAAAAGGGagaaagaaaaaacacaaaCTACAAGTAAAATGTGGCAAAGAAATCATTCAACTAAATATGTGAGAAGAAAGTACTATTGTAATAATTCACATGTAAACTGACTATTTTTgcatcattattatattttattaaaaaaagatatttacaaCACAAAGATGATATCTTCCAATAATTTTAATCTTTGATGTgcgttatttaaaataaataatcacaCAAAAGGTATAAAATCAGggaatttacaaaaattttaatcTGTTGCTATTGAAATTTACTCTACTCTAGAACTTCCTTTTCCTCTACGCATTTTGCTTCTCCTGTCTGCAACTTTCAACTTATTGGGCAAATTCTGTTCCTCTTCATCGTCTGTGCTTGACATGCTGATGTCCTGAGGAAGAATTTCCTCTAGAGTGTTTATCAGCATGTATCTAGAGAATACAATGTAGAGAGCCCTGAACCACACAAACTGGCTCCAGTGATTCAGCATGGCCCACTAAAATCATCATAATAAAAGATCAAGATGGTAGTACTATTATTAAGGTAAAACATAGATAATCACAGAtcacaaagctcaccgagatgaggcatcacctttgtGAGGCATCACCTGTATGAGACCATCTTTATCATATTACTAgcatatgaaaatcatagtaaataatcttggatattcatggatactgttttgacacaatatcgtatatcatatgttaaaaaattgcataataatcatatgttcatttaatacggtattataagatacaatatttatcaatacaataaaataaaatattgcacCTTATGATActttaatacaataaatatcaaataatacaattaaatattataataaataatgatgcaatatgatattgtaagaCATATtatgttgttatactttcatgttaaatactgaaatctgattggttaagacgcagttaataatatttactattaccctcagcgttagcaacgcacttggcaacgggtaacattaaaaaatgttacatgtgcgaaaattatgcgcgtacggttcgctgtagaattcacgttattcctatataaaagcagtaaaatattcttaaaaattttaaaaaagacattcagtataacaaaataaatagtgcctgtttgggaggataacagttgaaattgacacccctcgaaaactattgtcaacctccgcttcgcgtcggttgacaatggttttctcggggtgtcaatttcaactgttaccctcccaaacaggcactatttatataatattatatcgtGTTATACATtactgtatttgatcacataacacaatattataaagtaactatataatatatgatacaataaagaattatatagtaatatattatataatcaatatcatattatacagcattatatcatttgataaaatatgatatatattacaatattgtatcaaaatataaaatactatacataataatatcatgatacaaaATCATATCACAATGTacaaaaatttgatataatatcatataactatttacatttttttatttgatataatgttgtatcatataaaacaatactgtttcatatcatataatactatatcataggagtcatgttatatcatacaacaacaaacacatctatcaagcaggaTTGAGTTATGTAGGagattttttagcatccttgttAATGAAGATTAGGCTCTGCATTTCAAGCTACCtctgcaattcatttatattatagttaaatcaactatgtaagtttgaaatagtactaatatctattaaacatatgacctgttccaaaaaaactaaacctcctccagcatccgaaacctattatcatcagtatcataagacacatcatccatgcaagatgggtgaagttaggaccaataattactaagatataatcatcagagggcacctgctccaaaaaacttaaaccagctcttaaaaccttaacctcctctaGCATCTAAATCCAAATGCTCaaattcagcattcatgcctgtcaggtgcatcagtatcatttgacgcaccatccatgcaagtttggtgaagttaaaacaagtaataactaaaattataatcatcagaggacacctgctccaaaaactttaaccagctcaaaaaaccttaactttctccagcatccgaaacataCAGATCatattcagcatttaagcctgtctggtgcatcagtatcataagacgcaccatccatgcaatttggtgaagttaggaccagtagtaacttggaaattgctatcaaagggcacctgcaccaaaaactttaacctgctctaaaaacccaaacctcctccagcatctgaaattcatggcctagATTCAGCATCCaggtctttcaagtccataagtaggacaagatgcatcatccatgcaaatTTGCTGACGATAGGActagtaataacttagatacaggacctgcaacaaaaactttaacgaGGTCGGGTATAAGCCCTGACTTTGTCTCGATGAGCTAAAAAGTGTAATAAAGTATTTGGTTTTTCAAATCACCTCCTCTTGAAgcatgaatatttaatttattgtatCTTAACAAAAacgtaagtacatgtacatgcaagaaggtaatatttgacattttatgaTGATCAAactataaacatgtattaatagaaaatataatatgatctctctctctctctctaaagttATTACTTACAACAAATAAAGTAGAAGTATGCCATTACATGTAAGATCTAATATAATAGCATAGTTAAACAACTACTTACCCATCCTTTTAATAGTCCCCAAGGTGAAACAACAGATAAATATTGAGATGTCAATAAGGTTAAAGGAAGATCCAGAATGGAGACATATTTCCGGAAGATGCTGCTACTCTTTAGATGGAATGCCCGCAAATCTGAAACAAtgctttttaaatgataaactagaggtactgtgagcaagctcacaattaataccccccgctaagaaaaaaatcataacgcgtgtatttttgctattatagaaaatattggatgaatctatttcactgtccattttctataaataacaactgctttatttttgaaaactgttaatttttagcttctaatatttccattaatacaaaacatgacacagacagaattaagcttttttgaaacaatgaccttgaactttctcaattgaccttgggtcaaggtcatgacacacccttaggtcataagcaatctttgtgtgaagtaagaacttccaatgtttctccataagaaagatatggaccggacacgaattttgcattttttctgccagtgaccttgaccttgcccaaatgaccttgggtcaaggtcatgacacatccttgggtcataagcaatctttgtgtgaagtcagaacttccaatgtttccccataagaaagatatggaccggacacgaattttgcactttttttgccagtgaccttgaccttgcccgaatgtccttgggtcaaggtcatgatacacccttaggtcataagcaatctttgtgtgaagtaagaacttccaatgtttccccataagaaagatatggaccggacacgaattttgcactttttctgccagtgaccttgacctggcccaaatgaccttgggtcaaggtcatgacacacccttaggtcataagcaatctttgtgtgaagtaagaacttccaatgtttccccataataaagatatggaccggacacgattgcacagacagacggacagacagacagacagacggacggacggacaaggtgattcctatataccccccccccaaactttgtttgcggggggtataatgaTAATTAACTATTCCAGCTCAAATAAATGTGACAGATAAACTGTCAGAAATATTGATCCATTGATATCTTGATAACTCTAAATGAAGCATGGAAATTAATATTCACTTATATCGTACAGAAAAAGACTTTGTTTAGTggaatttaatataatattaaaacttCTTGTTAGCATGTTTGTAAAAAGACGTGTAATGCTCCTTCCAACCACAGTCTACATTCAATGAAACATTCACAAACTTAAACTTACTGTTGGGAAGAATCCCTTTGTtgcttaaactcctaaaaataaatttattcaaatattaagatgatatcaataaacataatttacagtatataGCAGTATTTCACTTATTGTTTGTCCTGCTTgctaatataataataaatatggaGCAAAAACAATCTTGCATACAGCATTTACTTCTTTATAAACATGTGTACTTAAAATATCAAGTAGGTacatatttgaaatgaaaaccagttttacatagaaattgattttgaatatttagaacagaatttggtataaatttaacaCACTGacaaattttttgttattaacaaaaaaatgtccAAATGCCACATTGATCACCTGAGCAACAGTAGTCGCAAGTCAGCTTAATTTAGTCTAATACAAAATCTAGCCAATTTAGTAAAGTACAGTATGTCTTTAtgtgttttaaaagattttcaaatttttcttcaTGTATTCCTATGCTGAACATTGACCACCTTCTGGTGCATCCATGATCTTTGTTTCAAtgattaagaaatatttaaccCTTTGTGTGCTGACTTGTTTTACGGCAACTTATGTCCCAGTACTGAGTTGTTTAAGAACATCAGCAACTTTAGTAGCATATCATATTTAACATGAAGTAATTTTAGTAATTGTTAGCttacgctgttgaaatttgtTACAGATATTGTTTAATATCAGCTCTCTCTGACACAAATTAATCAAGatggatttttacatttatGCCCATTTTTCGGTAACCATGGCAACATAAATTAAgtaaaatgaagattttttgatATTCAATGTTTTATTATGGGGATAACATCAAACTTcccaaaattaaatgaaaacaaaattaatacaagtacttttgagaaattaaatcaagaaaataaaaagaattgctggcaaaattatcagaaatcaattcaaaaaattaatttcaatgcaTGTGTTAAATGAATGAATATCAAATGTCAATTAAtgtcaataaattataaattctgATAAAATGTTGACAGTTAATAGTGACGCGAGTTCACCTCTCAGTGGGCTAGCCTAATAGCCTCTTATAAGCTAGAACATAGTCTTGCTTGGTGTGGTATATCGCAAAACATGGCTCTATGCACAATGCCACATTGCATTGGCTACATTCATATAAAGTCTGCCTTCCTGGCCTTTTTCTGCCTTCCACTCATTTGCACATTTGCTACATATACAAAACAGTCTGCAGACAGTCTTAGTCACaacaatttttcttaaaaagtgGTGACCACTAAGCCTCTCCAGGGACTTGCCAGTTGCTGGTCTGCCTGCTACTTTTGTGTGGAACTctataatattttatgtttttattatggtgGGAACCAAGAGGCAAGGAGCCTGTAAATTATTTTGGTAACACGCTTTTAGGTAATTAAAggttacttttcattttaaatatttcttttttaccaAAGCCCATCTTTTGGCACTTGAATAAATGGCCATGCAAGCATGTA is part of the Magallana gigas chromosome 3, xbMagGiga1.1, whole genome shotgun sequence genome and harbors:
- the LOC117692916 gene encoding N-acetylglucosaminyl-phosphatidylinositol de-N-acetylase, with amino-acid sequence MYYLQPHLVITFDNYGVSGHSNHISIHDALQSLSNKGILPNNLRAFHLKSSSIFRKYVSILDLPLTLLTSQYLSVVSPWGLLKGWWAMLNHWSQFVWFRALYIVFSRYMLINTLEEILPQDISMSSTDDEEEQNLPNKLKVADRRSKMRRGKGSSRVE